In Bacillus sp. KH172YL63, one genomic interval encodes:
- a CDS encoding glycosyltransferase family 2 protein, which produces MRISELWGDILVGIGWFVLIYMIIVISFYTILLFISLFQLRKTYELDEWEPYEELLHLSQTKPVSILVPAYNESVGIMATVRSLLSIEYPEYEIIIINDGSTDDSLEKLIETFQLRKLKWVVRQQLETKQIRAVYQSKLYSNLIVIDKENGGKADALNAGINVSNYPYFCSIDGDSVLERTAFLKVMKPIIESDGEVIASGGSIRIANGCDIESGEIIKVGLSRSPLVIMQVIEYLRAFLMGRIGLSRHNLLLIVSGAFGVFSKRWVVDAGGYSHTVGEDMELVVRLHRYVKEQKADKKIVYVPDPVSWTEAPESMKFLRRQRSRWHRGLFESLWIHRRLLFNPKYGSIGLVSMPYFLIIEFLGPLVELTGYIVMILSLFLGGVYLEFAILLFLLSIIYGSILSMAAVLLEEWSIRKYPKVSDIVRLFFYSLTETLWYRPLTVLWRCEGILDVLRKKRGWGEMTRKGVSK; this is translated from the coding sequence ATGAGGATCTCTGAACTATGGGGGGATATCCTGGTGGGAATCGGATGGTTCGTCCTGATTTATATGATCATCGTCATCTCCTTTTACACGATATTGCTCTTTATCTCACTCTTTCAGTTGAGGAAAACATATGAGCTGGATGAATGGGAACCATACGAAGAATTGCTCCATCTGTCCCAGACCAAGCCGGTGTCAATCCTGGTGCCTGCCTACAATGAATCGGTGGGGATCATGGCAACGGTCAGGTCACTATTAAGCATTGAATATCCTGAATATGAAATCATCATCATCAATGATGGATCGACAGATGATTCACTGGAGAAGCTCATCGAGACCTTCCAGCTGAGAAAGCTCAAATGGGTCGTGCGCCAGCAGCTGGAAACGAAGCAGATCAGAGCAGTCTACCAATCGAAGCTGTATTCCAATCTGATTGTGATCGATAAAGAAAATGGCGGGAAGGCAGACGCCTTGAACGCCGGGATCAATGTATCCAATTACCCTTACTTCTGCTCAATCGATGGAGACTCGGTACTCGAACGGACCGCCTTCTTGAAGGTGATGAAGCCGATCATCGAGTCAGACGGCGAGGTGATCGCGTCCGGTGGAAGTATCCGGATCGCCAATGGCTGTGACATCGAAAGCGGTGAAATCATCAAAGTAGGATTGTCCCGATCACCCCTCGTCATCATGCAGGTGATCGAGTATTTACGGGCATTCCTGATGGGGAGAATCGGACTCAGCCGACACAATCTGCTCCTGATTGTATCAGGTGCCTTCGGCGTATTCTCCAAGCGTTGGGTCGTAGATGCCGGCGGGTATTCCCATACGGTCGGTGAAGATATGGAGCTCGTCGTCAGACTCCATCGCTATGTGAAAGAACAAAAGGCAGACAAGAAGATCGTCTATGTCCCTGACCCGGTCAGCTGGACAGAGGCGCCTGAATCAATGAAATTTCTGCGCCGTCAACGGAGCAGGTGGCACCGTGGGCTGTTTGAGAGCCTGTGGATCCACCGCCGCCTTCTCTTTAATCCGAAGTATGGATCGATCGGCCTCGTGTCGATGCCTTACTTCCTGATCATCGAGTTCCTTGGCCCGCTCGTCGAATTGACAGGATATATCGTGATGATCCTTTCCCTGTTTCTCGGCGGGGTTTATCTTGAGTTTGCCATTCTATTATTCTTATTATCCATCATCTATGGATCCATCCTGTCGATGGCAGCCGTGCTGCTGGAGGAATGGTCGATCCGGAAGTATCCGAAAGTTTCAGATATTGTCCGGCTGTTCTTCTACTCTTTAACAGAAACATTATGGTACAGGCCATTGACGGTTCTGTGGAGATGTGAAGGCATCCTCGATGTTCTCCGAAAGAAAAGAGGATGGGGAGAAATGACAAGAAAAGGAGTTTCAAAATGA
- a CDS encoding HEAT repeat domain-containing protein: MFRTEIFYFSIGLISLLSLLILLFLYLIAKKAIENNKRKRVEEYKEAYRLKLFHYINENKEEAFPAEQYSPLQLQALVELLAGYSKAVASEDLQERIQQFADRHFTDFIQSGLKHRRWSIRMNALYWVGDFKMKSMISQLEEVHSSSRLTKGEELQLLKIGILLQDESIVEKMMDPVHDLTEFEYSTLFQSLNHEQFTYLLMRFTELSDRMKHAMIDAIGLRNQIELGDLLEEKLEDPSLEIRIRSLKALVEMEYYIPLPKLNTLLQSESWQVRLMAIKACEYIRTEELTASLIALMGDRSYYVRSQAAQALLRADKGRGILEGIAATAEDDYARDMAEQWLERGMPNEDL; the protein is encoded by the coding sequence GTGTTCAGAACAGAAATATTCTATTTTTCTATCGGTTTGATCAGTCTTCTAAGCCTGTTGATCCTGTTGTTTCTTTATCTGATTGCCAAGAAAGCAATTGAAAACAACAAAAGGAAAAGGGTGGAGGAGTATAAAGAAGCGTATCGGCTGAAATTATTTCATTATATAAATGAAAACAAAGAAGAAGCGTTCCCGGCCGAACAGTATTCTCCTCTTCAACTGCAGGCATTGGTCGAATTATTGGCCGGCTATTCAAAAGCCGTTGCCAGTGAAGATCTCCAGGAAAGGATCCAGCAGTTTGCCGACCGTCACTTTACTGATTTTATACAATCCGGATTGAAGCACAGGCGATGGAGCATTCGGATGAATGCCTTGTACTGGGTGGGGGATTTCAAGATGAAGTCGATGATCTCCCAGCTTGAGGAGGTCCATTCTTCTTCAAGATTGACTAAAGGAGAGGAATTGCAGCTATTGAAAATCGGCATCCTCCTTCAAGATGAATCGATTGTGGAGAAGATGATGGATCCTGTCCATGATCTGACTGAATTTGAGTACAGCACATTGTTTCAATCCCTGAATCATGAACAATTCACATACCTGTTGATGCGTTTTACGGAATTGTCCGATCGTATGAAGCATGCGATGATCGATGCGATAGGCCTTCGCAACCAAATTGAATTGGGTGATCTGTTGGAAGAAAAACTGGAGGATCCATCATTGGAGATCAGGATCCGCTCCTTGAAAGCCCTTGTGGAGATGGAATATTACATACCGCTCCCTAAATTGAACACATTATTGCAGTCGGAGTCCTGGCAGGTCAGGCTGATGGCAATCAAGGCATGTGAATATATCCGTACGGAAGAACTGACTGCGTCCCTTATCGCATTGATGGGTGATCGTTCTTATTATGTACGCTCTCAAGCTGCCCAGGCACTGTTGCGGGCAGACAAAGGAAGAGGCATTCTTGAGGGAATTGCTGCAACGGCTGAAGATGACTACGCCCGTGATATGGCAGAACAATGGTTGGAAAGGGGGATGCCAAATGAGGATCTCTGA
- a CDS encoding diguanylate cyclase: MEKYTNHFFNNIRKKLEEWEVAETITHQEVYRFVHSLAGSASILGLHKIGESAKGLMDSMDETEEREWSMNDINHELYDIIEYCYLYEGDALKSKAVEGKQKRQGDEPVVLIIDDDTTFLMFMKDRLESMGWYVVPVANPEKAIMSYYDVRPDCAIIDVYMNETNGFEVLDFFKKKMKQQFIPTVMVSVDDSKEIRMKSYSMGADDFIQKPFDFDEFVVRVRRQLERKKQIEELVLIDELTHVYNRKYLAEAYAQIKFDWERSKNPYCVAVLDIDHFKKVNDQYGHLMGDQVLKSFASLLKEETRVQDIVFRYGGEEFIILFPNTPLKDAYGYLNALRESFSHQVFTEDESFTCTFSAGLTEISDVNKPFEDWLKVADTALYEAKNSGRNCVKIDSNISGNQHLKMIKVAIVDDDPIIRTIMTDIVSKLPREESVEYDIHTFKDGVSFLESQWHQESACLVILDGVMPRMDGLEVLEQLRKKKDTDRYKVLMLTSRKSEKDISRSLQLGADDYMTKPFKLLELEARLGQLLKRMR, from the coding sequence ATGGAGAAGTATACAAATCATTTTTTTAATAACATAAGAAAGAAGCTTGAGGAATGGGAGGTCGCAGAAACGATCACTCATCAGGAAGTCTACCGGTTTGTGCACTCTTTGGCAGGGTCGGCTTCAATCCTCGGTTTGCATAAAATCGGTGAATCGGCCAAAGGGCTGATGGACAGCATGGACGAAACCGAAGAACGGGAATGGTCCATGAACGATATCAATCATGAGCTGTATGACATCATTGAGTATTGTTACCTTTATGAGGGTGATGCCCTGAAGAGCAAGGCTGTTGAAGGAAAGCAGAAGCGTCAGGGAGATGAGCCGGTCGTTCTCATCATTGATGACGACACGACATTCCTGATGTTCATGAAGGACCGCCTTGAAAGTATGGGGTGGTATGTCGTACCGGTCGCGAATCCTGAGAAAGCAATCATGTCTTATTACGATGTGAGGCCGGACTGCGCCATCATCGATGTGTATATGAACGAAACGAATGGGTTCGAAGTGCTGGACTTCTTCAAGAAAAAGATGAAGCAGCAATTCATTCCGACCGTCATGGTGAGTGTGGACGACAGCAAGGAAATCCGGATGAAAAGCTATTCGATGGGAGCGGATGACTTCATCCAGAAGCCATTCGATTTCGATGAATTCGTCGTACGGGTGAGGAGGCAGCTGGAGCGGAAGAAGCAGATTGAGGAGCTCGTGTTGATCGATGAACTGACACATGTGTACAACCGCAAATATCTTGCGGAAGCCTATGCACAGATCAAGTTTGACTGGGAACGATCAAAGAACCCTTATTGTGTAGCGGTCCTTGATATCGATCACTTCAAGAAGGTGAACGATCAATACGGTCACTTGATGGGGGATCAGGTGCTGAAATCATTCGCCTCCCTGTTAAAAGAGGAGACGAGGGTACAGGATATCGTATTCAGATATGGCGGCGAAGAATTCATCATTCTATTCCCGAATACGCCACTGAAAGATGCCTACGGATACTTGAACGCACTGAGGGAAAGCTTCAGCCACCAGGTGTTTACGGAGGATGAATCATTCACTTGTACATTCTCGGCAGGATTGACCGAAATATCAGATGTGAATAAACCGTTTGAAGACTGGCTGAAGGTTGCGGACACTGCCCTTTATGAAGCAAAGAACAGCGGAAGGAACTGCGTGAAGATCGATTCGAATATAAGCGGCAATCAGCATCTGAAAATGATCAAAGTCGCGATTGTCGATGATGATCCGATCATCCGTACAATCATGACCGATATCGTGTCCAAGCTTCCAAGGGAAGAAAGTGTGGAATATGATATCCATACATTCAAAGACGGCGTGTCCTTCCTGGAGTCACAATGGCACCAGGAGAGTGCTTGCCTCGTGATCCTCGACGGCGTAATGCCGCGGATGGATGGACTCGAAGTGCTGGAACAGCTCCGCAAGAAAAAGGACACTGACAGATACAAAGTATTGATGCTGACCTCCAGGAAGAGCGAAAAAGACATTTCACGTTCTCTCCAGCTAGGTGCGGATGATTATATGACAAAGCCTTTTAAACTATTAGAGCTTGAAGCCCGGTTAGGTCAACTATTAAAAAGGATGAGGTAA
- a CDS encoding HPr family phosphocarrier protein: MVEKQVEVKLKTGLQARPAALFVQEANRFSSEIFLEKDGKKVNAKSIMGLMSLAISTGAAITLAADGSDEQEAIAALERFVQKEA; this comes from the coding sequence ATGGTGGAAAAACAAGTGGAAGTGAAATTAAAGACAGGTCTTCAAGCACGGCCGGCTGCGCTATTCGTTCAAGAAGCAAACCGTTTCTCATCTGAAATCTTCTTAGAGAAAGATGGGAAGAAAGTAAACGCAAAAAGCATCATGGGGTTAATGAGCCTGGCGATTTCTACAGGTGCGGCTATTACCCTTGCCGCAGATGGAAGCGATGAACAAGAAGCAATCGCTGCCCTTGAAAGATTCGTCCAAAAGGAAGCGTAG
- the whiA gene encoding DNA-binding protein WhiA: protein MSFASETKKELTNIEIKDCCANAELSALIRMNGSLSFSNQMLVVNIQTENAAIARRIYTLIKKGYDTPVELLVRKKMRLKKNNVYIVRIKEDTKMILEDLKILGEHFTFIHNIAEDLIKKKCCRRSYLRGAFLAGGSVNNPETSSYHLEIFSLYPEHNDALSELMNTFGLNSKTLERKKGFITYLKEAEKITEFLNIVGAHNALLRFEDVRIVRDMRNSVNRLVNCETANLNKTIGAALRQVENIKFIERSVGLQILPDKLREIAELRVNYQDVTLKELGEMVSGGTISKSGINHRLRKIDQLAEKLRAGENIQS from the coding sequence ATGTCGTTTGCGTCCGAAACGAAAAAAGAACTGACGAATATTGAAATAAAGGATTGTTGTGCAAATGCAGAGCTGTCCGCGTTGATCCGGATGAATGGGTCATTGTCATTTTCGAATCAAATGCTCGTTGTCAATATTCAAACAGAAAACGCCGCCATTGCCAGAAGAATCTATACATTGATTAAAAAAGGGTACGACACCCCAGTAGAACTTCTGGTACGAAAGAAGATGCGGCTGAAGAAAAATAATGTGTATATCGTCAGAATCAAAGAAGATACGAAGATGATCCTCGAGGATTTGAAAATACTCGGCGAACATTTTACGTTCATTCATAATATAGCGGAAGACTTGATCAAGAAGAAATGCTGCAGGCGCTCGTACTTACGCGGTGCGTTCCTGGCCGGGGGATCGGTGAATAATCCGGAAACATCGTCGTATCATTTGGAAATCTTCTCCCTATATCCTGAACACAACGACGCGTTGTCCGAGCTCATGAATACGTTCGGCTTGAATAGTAAGACGCTCGAAAGGAAGAAGGGCTTCATTACGTATTTAAAGGAAGCGGAGAAGATTACGGAATTCTTGAATATCGTCGGTGCCCACAATGCACTGCTCCGATTCGAAGACGTACGGATTGTAAGGGATATGAGGAATTCGGTGAACCGTCTGGTGAATTGTGAGACGGCCAATTTGAATAAAACGATCGGTGCAGCACTGAGGCAGGTAGAAAACATCAAGTTTATCGAACGGTCTGTCGGACTGCAGATTTTACCCGATAAGCTGCGGGAAATTGCCGAGCTGCGGGTGAATTATCAAGATGTCACGCTCAAAGAACTGGGAGAAATGGTGTCAGGCGGCACCATCAGTAAATCTGGGATCAATCACCGGTTGCGCAAGATCGACCAGCTTGCGGAAAAACTCAGGGCGGGTGAGAATATACAATCCTAA
- a CDS encoding gluconeogenesis factor YvcK family protein, giving the protein MTTTPKVVVIGGGTGLPVLLRGLKRHPIDISAIVTVADDGGSSGRLRDSLDIPPPGDIRNVLAALSEVEPLVEQMFQHRFETTNELSGHALGNLIIAALASITGDFVHAIQEMSRVLNVKGKVLPSANQSVILKAEMDDGTIVTGESAIPKAGKKIKRVFLKPDSIKPLSETLRAIKEADLIVMGPGSLYTSILPNLLVPGIGEAVCRADAKKMYICNIMTQAGETLDYSASDHVRALYDHLETPSIDYILVNKKQVPKEVQTRYDEEQASPVHFDVDKLKSMGLEVIAEEILSYDNNLVRHNTEKVADIIYSYLKEAAK; this is encoded by the coding sequence ATGACAACTACACCCAAGGTCGTCGTGATCGGAGGAGGAACGGGCTTGCCTGTCCTTCTCCGGGGATTGAAGCGACACCCGATTGATATTTCGGCCATTGTCACCGTCGCAGATGATGGTGGCAGTTCAGGCCGGCTGCGTGACAGCCTCGATATTCCGCCCCCGGGGGACATACGGAACGTCCTGGCTGCCCTGTCAGAAGTAGAGCCATTGGTTGAACAAATGTTCCAGCACCGTTTTGAAACGACGAATGAGTTATCGGGACATGCGCTGGGAAACCTGATCATCGCGGCGCTCGCCTCCATTACCGGTGACTTTGTCCATGCCATCCAGGAGATGAGCAGGGTACTGAATGTGAAAGGAAAGGTGCTTCCATCTGCGAATCAAAGTGTCATCCTGAAAGCTGAGATGGATGATGGGACGATCGTGACGGGAGAGTCGGCCATTCCAAAAGCAGGCAAAAAAATCAAACGTGTCTTCCTCAAGCCTGACAGCATCAAGCCGCTGAGCGAAACGCTGCGTGCCATCAAAGAAGCCGATTTGATTGTGATGGGGCCGGGAAGCCTTTATACTAGTATATTGCCGAATCTTCTCGTTCCGGGTATCGGTGAAGCGGTATGCAGGGCGGATGCGAAGAAGATGTATATATGCAATATCATGACGCAGGCAGGGGAAACCCTGGACTATTCAGCAAGCGATCATGTCAGAGCATTGTACGATCACCTGGAAACACCGAGCATCGATTATATTCTGGTGAATAAAAAACAGGTGCCAAAAGAAGTCCAGACCCGGTACGATGAAGAACAAGCGAGTCCCGTTCACTTTGATGTGGATAAATTGAAGTCCATGGGTCTCGAGGTCATAGCAGAAGAAATCCTTTCCTATGACAACAACCTTGTTCGTCACAATACAGAGAAAGTCGCAGATATCATATATTCATATTTGAAAGAAGCAGCCAAATAA
- the rapZ gene encoding RNase adapter RapZ, with protein sequence MSTGSTNDVQLVIITGMSGAGKTVAIQSFEDLGFFCVDNLPPTLLPKFLELMKESGNKMNKVALVMDLRGREFFDHLFKALDELAETSWVSPQILYLDADDSSLVRRYKETRRSHPLAPSGLPLEGIRQERELLEELKGRAQLIYTTSTMKPRELREKILTEFSVNKKTIFTVNVMSFGFKHGIPIDADLVFDVRFLPNPHYIEHMRPKTGLDEEVSTYVLKWNETNKFIEKVTDLLSFMLPQYKREGKSQLVVAIGCTGGQHRSVALAEYLAHHFEKDYQTKVSHRDIEKRKGRTT encoded by the coding sequence ATGAGTACAGGTTCTACGAATGACGTTCAATTGGTAATCATAACGGGGATGTCTGGAGCGGGAAAAACGGTCGCCATCCAGAGCTTTGAGGATTTAGGGTTTTTCTGTGTGGACAACCTGCCGCCCACTCTCCTGCCTAAATTTTTGGAACTGATGAAAGAGTCCGGTAATAAGATGAATAAGGTCGCCCTCGTCATGGACCTGAGGGGAAGGGAATTCTTCGATCACCTTTTCAAAGCATTGGATGAACTGGCGGAAACCTCATGGGTGTCACCGCAGATCCTTTATTTGGATGCAGATGATTCCTCCCTTGTGAGACGTTACAAGGAAACACGGCGGTCCCACCCGCTCGCACCATCCGGGCTGCCACTTGAAGGGATCCGTCAGGAAAGGGAACTCCTTGAAGAACTGAAAGGCCGTGCACAGCTGATCTACACGACATCAACCATGAAGCCCCGTGAACTCAGGGAAAAGATCTTAACGGAATTCTCGGTGAATAAAAAGACGATTTTTACCGTGAACGTCATGTCTTTCGGTTTCAAGCACGGAATCCCCATCGATGCAGACCTTGTATTCGATGTCAGGTTCCTGCCGAACCCGCACTATATCGAACATATGCGGCCGAAGACGGGACTTGATGAAGAAGTGTCTACGTACGTGCTGAAATGGAATGAAACGAATAAATTCATAGAGAAAGTGACCGATTTACTGTCGTTCATGCTTCCTCAATACAAACGGGAAGGCAAGAGCCAGCTCGTTGTTGCAATTGGATGTACAGGCGGACAGCATCGTTCGGTTGCCCTGGCCGAGTATTTGGCCCATCATTTTGAAAAAGATTATCAAACCAAAGTTTCTCATCGAGACATCGAGAAGAGAAAGGGTCGTACAACATGA
- a CDS encoding 8-oxo-dGTP diphosphatase, producing the protein MQRVTNCLYLDGDKVLLLQKPRRNWWVAPGGKMESGESIRDAVIREYREETGIYLKNPDLKGVFTFIIKDGNQIVSEWMMFSFFATEADGVNLQESDEGKIKWHPIEDIKDLPMAEGDYHILDYLLHGKNTIYGTFTYTPDFKLLSYRLDPS; encoded by the coding sequence GTGCAGCGTGTCACAAATTGTTTATATCTAGATGGGGACAAGGTGCTCCTTCTCCAGAAGCCAAGAAGGAATTGGTGGGTCGCCCCCGGCGGCAAGATGGAGTCAGGTGAATCGATCAGGGACGCTGTCATTCGCGAGTACCGTGAGGAGACAGGCATTTACTTGAAGAACCCTGATTTAAAAGGTGTCTTTACGTTCATCATCAAGGATGGCAATCAAATCGTATCGGAGTGGATGATGTTCTCTTTCTTTGCAACGGAAGCAGATGGCGTCAACCTCCAGGAATCGGATGAAGGAAAGATCAAATGGCACCCAATTGAGGACATAAAGGACCTGCCGATGGCTGAGGGGGATTATCATATTCTTGACTACCTGTTGCACGGAAAGAATACGATATACGGAACATTTACCTATACTCCTGATTTTAAATTATTATCTTATCGATTAGATCCAAGTTAA
- a CDS encoding GDSL-type esterase/lipase family protein, with protein sequence MKALKIIGITALFALIPVLYFGFFTDESESASKKRVIALGDSLTYGYGDKKDEGYIGRLEKRVNEKHTEISYHFQNLGVPGQQSDEMLSQIVKPDVAEDLGEADVFIINIGTNDLIKNNGGDLFPLHHDEIMEAKEDYLDHLEKILNITGTASEDADILVLGLYNPYPDKDSDKIEAYVDDWNKSIMKEVKKHENVKYVSTNPLFKGKSKEEYFHDSLHPNGKGYDLMADQILKEYDF encoded by the coding sequence ATGAAAGCATTGAAAATCATAGGAATCACAGCACTATTTGCCCTTATCCCCGTCCTTTACTTCGGTTTCTTTACCGATGAAAGTGAGTCGGCATCCAAGAAGAGGGTCATCGCACTTGGTGACTCACTCACCTATGGATACGGTGATAAAAAGGATGAAGGTTATATCGGACGCCTGGAAAAGAGGGTGAATGAGAAGCATACAGAGATAAGCTATCATTTCCAAAATCTTGGGGTGCCGGGACAGCAGTCGGACGAAATGTTGTCCCAGATTGTAAAGCCGGATGTCGCAGAGGATTTAGGTGAAGCGGACGTATTTATCATTAATATCGGGACAAATGATCTGATCAAGAACAATGGAGGGGACCTGTTTCCGCTGCATCATGATGAGATCATGGAAGCGAAGGAAGATTACCTGGATCATTTGGAGAAAATCCTGAATATTACCGGAACAGCAAGTGAAGATGCAGACATCCTTGTGCTGGGGTTATACAATCCTTATCCGGATAAAGACAGTGACAAAATAGAGGCATATGTGGACGATTGGAACAAATCAATCATGAAAGAAGTGAAAAAGCATGAAAATGTGAAATATGTCTCCACCAATCCGTTATTCAAAGGGAAGTCGAAAGAGGAATACTTCCATGATTCCCTGCACCCGAACGGGAAAGGGTATGACTTGATGGCAGATCAGATCCTTAAGGAATATGATTTCTGA
- a CDS encoding MerR family transcriptional regulator — MDNEPSYKDKKVISIGVVSELTGLTERKIRYYEEKNLIFPKRSNRGYRKYSFSDVERLMDIADQREEGVTTKEIKHELSRKERKEAKQKMIRGQLNARFGIQKK; from the coding sequence GTGGATAATGAACCTTCCTATAAGGATAAAAAAGTAATCTCCATCGGTGTCGTGAGTGAATTGACCGGACTGACCGAAAGGAAGATCCGCTACTATGAAGAGAAGAATTTAATCTTTCCGAAGCGGTCGAACCGGGGCTACCGTAAATATTCCTTTTCCGATGTGGAGCGCCTGATGGATATTGCCGATCAGCGTGAAGAAGGAGTGACTACGAAAGAAATCAAACATGAGCTATCAAGAAAAGAAAGAAAAGAAGCGAAGCAGAAAATGATACGGGGCCAGCTCAATGCCAGGTTTGGCATCCAGAAAAAATAA
- a CDS encoding Fur-regulated basic protein FbpA, protein MPLLREAVEKKRQQFIRRLVEAGVYKSGDEGLKKLTLSELVEVFHKYEGESWMRR, encoded by the coding sequence ATGCCCTTACTACGCGAAGCCGTTGAGAAGAAAAGGCAGCAATTTATCCGTCGGTTGGTAGAAGCTGGTGTGTACAAATCAGGTGATGAAGGATTGAAGAAGCTGACGCTGTCGGAGCTGGTGGAGGTGTTTCACAAATATGAGGGGGAGTCGTGGATGAGGAGGTAA
- the trxB gene encoding thioredoxin-disulfide reductase, which yields MSEEKIYDVIIVGAGPAGMTAAVYTSRASLSTLMLERGVPGGQMANTEEVENYPGFDHILGPDLSNKMFDHAKKFGAEYAYGDIKEIVDGEEFKTVKTGSKEFKARAVIITTGAEYKKIGVPGEKELGGRGVSYCAVCDGAFFKGKDLVVIGGGDSAVEEGVYLTRFANKVTIVHRRDELRAQKILQQRAFDNEKVDFIWNHTVKEINEKDGKVGGVTLVSTENGEERDFQTDGVFVYIGMLPLTKPFANLDILNAEGYIETNEQMETKVPGIFAAGDVREKQLRQIVTATGDGSIAAQTAQHYIEELKEKVKNG from the coding sequence ATGTCTGAAGAAAAGATTTATGATGTAATCATAGTAGGTGCAGGCCCTGCAGGTATGACCGCTGCCGTTTATACTTCACGTGCGAGCCTTTCAACCCTCATGCTTGAAAGAGGGGTGCCGGGTGGACAGATGGCGAATACGGAGGAAGTGGAAAACTATCCTGGCTTCGACCATATCCTTGGACCTGACCTTTCCAATAAAATGTTTGATCACGCGAAGAAATTCGGTGCAGAGTACGCATACGGGGACATTAAAGAGATCGTCGACGGAGAAGAATTCAAGACCGTCAAGACCGGTTCAAAAGAATTCAAGGCACGTGCCGTGATCATCACGACCGGTGCAGAATACAAGAAAATCGGCGTCCCTGGTGAAAAAGAACTTGGCGGCCGCGGCGTTTCTTATTGTGCCGTATGTGACGGTGCGTTCTTCAAAGGAAAAGACCTTGTTGTCATCGGCGGGGGAGACTCTGCAGTGGAAGAAGGGGTTTACCTGACAAGATTCGCAAACAAAGTCACAATCGTCCACCGACGCGACGAGCTTCGTGCACAAAAGATTCTGCAACAGCGTGCGTTTGATAACGAGAAAGTCGATTTCATCTGGAACCACACGGTGAAGGAAATCAATGAAAAAGACGGAAAAGTGGGCGGTGTGACGCTTGTGTCCACTGAAAACGGTGAAGAAAGAGACTTCCAGACGGATGGTGTCTTCGTTTACATCGGGATGCTTCCATTGACGAAGCCGTTTGCCAACCTTGACATCCTGAATGCTGAAGGTTACATCGAAACGAACGAACAGATGGAAACAAAGGTTCCTGGAATCTTTGCAGCCGGTGACGTCCGTGAAAAGCAGCTCCGTCAAATCGTGACGGCAACGGGTGACGGAAGCATCGCCGCCCAAACTGCCCAGCACTATATCGAAGAGCTGAAAGAGAAAGTTAAAAACGGTTAA